A region of the Edaphobacter lichenicola genome:
GAGATGGATAAGGCTACGTCGGCTATCGTGGCGGAGAATATCTCGAAACAGGCGAGCTTTTCGGTGGCGTTCTCGGCGCATACCGGTATAGGTACCCTGCCGCTGGTCTGGTACGGCAACGCGGAGCAGAAGAAGAAGTATCTGCCGAAGATTGCTTCGGGCGAGATTGTGTCGGCGTATGCGCTGTCGGAGTCGACGAGTGGTTCGGATGCGGTGAATGCGAAGACGAAGGCGGTGCTGTCCGCGGATGGGAAGACTTACACGCTGAATGGCGAGAAGATGTGGATCTCGAATGCGGGGTTTGCAGACCTGTTTACGGTCTTTGCGAAGTGTGCGATTCCGGATGGTCCGGATGCAGGGAAGGAAAAGCTTACGGCGTTTCTGATCGAGCGTGGAACGCCTGGTTTTACGCAGGGGAAGGAGGAGCACAAGCTGGGGATTCGCGGCAGCTCCACGTGCCCGCTGATTTTGACCGACTGCGTGATTCCTGCCGGAAATCTCCTGGGGGAGGTGGGGAAGGGCCACCATATTGCGTTCAACATTCTGAATGTGGGGCGGTACAAGTTGGGCAATGCCGCGATTGGCGGCGCTCGGATGGCGCTGAACAATGGGATTCGATATGCGATTGATCGGAAGGCGTTCGGCAAGTCGATCTCGGAGTTCGGGTTGATCCAGGAGAAGATTGCGAACTGCGCTACCGGCATCTTTGTGGGCGGGGCGGTCTGTTATCGCACGGTGGGGCTGATCGATAAGGCTCTGGCGGGTGTGGATAAGAACGATACGAAGGAGATTCAGAAGCGTATTGAGGACTACGCCGTCGAGTGCTCGATTGTGAAGGTGTGGGCGAGCGAGATGCTGGATATGGTGGTCGATGAGACGCTGCAGATCTTCGCGGGCTATGGCTACGTTGAGGAGTTTCCGGCGGAGCGGGCGTATCGCGATGCCCGGATTAATCGGATCTTCGAGGGGACCAATGAGATCAATCGGTTGATCATTACCGGATGGCTGATGAAGTCGGCTATGAGCGGGAAGCTGGCGCTGATGCCGGCGATCAAGAAGCTGATGGATGAGGTGATGTCGGGGCCGAGCGAGAAGGTGGAGCGTGAAGGTCCGCTGGGTGAGGAGCGCAACCTGCTGGCGAACGCGAAGAAGCTGACGTTGTTTGTCGCAGGGGCTGCGACGCAGAAGTATATGACGCAGATCGCGGACGAGCAGGAGGTGATGGGGGCGATCTCGGACATGATCATCGAGGTGTTCGCGATGGAGAGTGCGATTCTGCGCGCGGAGAAGATTGCGGAAGGGCAGTCGGCGGAGGCTTCGGCTATGCCTGTCTCGATGGCGCAGATCTATGCCGACAAGGCGATGGCTACGGTTGAGCTGTCGGCGCGGAAGGTGATTGCGGCGGTGGCGGAGGGGGATATGCTGCGGACTCAGCTTACGATTCTTCGCCGGCTGTCGAAGCACGACTCGGCGGATACGATCAAGCTGCGTCGGCAGGTGGCTCAGCACGTTCTGAAGGCTGGAAGATACTGCATTTAGAGATATGTAATGGAAGAGAAGGACCAGCCGATTGATTCTTCGGCTGGTCGTTTTTTGTGTTGGGGATGAGGGGGTCGCAATCGGGATGAGGAGCGATTGGACGTCCGCGGCAGGCTGGCGGCGGCTCTCGGCTTCAGCTTTTCTTCCTGAAATGGCACAATCGAAGAGACGAAATAATCTCTTTCCCTCTGTAAACGCAACATTTTCTTTTATCGTCTGTCTAAGCAAGTACCTCAGCCCCATTCTGGTTCGTCGGGCCAGTCGATCTTAGTGTGTGGAGCAGCAGGCCACCCCGTAACCCCGGTAGTAAGGTAGAAGAATATTCCAATGCGCAGCCGCCTTCTCTCTCATCTGATCGCCCCCGTCGCCCTCTTTGCCTTCGCGTTTAGCCCTTTTGCTCAGGCAGTAGTCCAGAACCGAATTGCTAGTGCTGCCAACGACGGAGTTCGCACGCCTGTGTCAGGCACAGTTGTGAGTCGGGCGCAGCGTGCGACTGACCTGGGTACTGCTCCAGCCGATAAGAAGCTGGAATCGATGTCGCTGCGCTTCAGTATGACGCCGGCTCAACAGGCCGATCTGACTCTGCTACTTGCGAATCAGTTGAACCCCAGTTCGGCGAGTTATCACCAGTGGCTGACGCCGGAGCAGTTTGGGGCGCGGTTTGGGCTCAGCAGCGCGGACGTTGCGAAGGTCTCCGCCTGGCTTACGAGTCAGGGATTCACGATCACCCGGACGGCCCGCAGCTCTACCTTTATCTCTTTTTCAGGCACGGTTGCGCAGGCACAGCAAGCGTTCGGGACCTCGATTCACAATCTTTCGCTCAATGGGGAAGCTCATTTTTCGAATGTCGCCGATCCGGTCCTTCCGTCTGCCATTGCGGGGGTTGTAACTTCGATTGTTGGGCTTAATGACTTCAAGGCGAAACCTCACTCGCTGGCGCGGAATGTTCCTTCGATTGATCCATCGCAGCCCCACTACACGCAGACTGTGAGCGGAGTTACAAGTCATTACATTTCGCCGGCTGATTTCTACACAATTTACGACGAAAATCCTCTTCTTACAGCTTCCACGCCGATCAATGGCACGGGCGTGACGATTGCTGTGATGGGAAATACGGATATTAATTCAGGCAATGTTCTTCCGGACGCGAATGTGGCCCAGTTTCGTACGGCGGCTGGTTTGCCCGCGATCAATCTCAAGCTGCAGTCTGCTATTCCTGCTGGCGGCTCTGATGCCGGGGTTTCGGCGAGCGATGTTGATGAAGCCCATCTCGATGTGGAGTGGTCTAGTGCGGCCGCTCCCGGAGCTACGATTCTTTATGTTTACAGCAGCAATAACATCTTTGCGGATTCTCTGACTTACGCCATCGACAACAAGGTCGCTCCGATTATCACGATCAGCTACGGCTTGTGCGAGAGCGGGTGGGGGACCGCTATGCTGGCGAGCTACAACAGTCTGCTGGCGCAGGCGAACGCGCAGGGGCAGACTGTAGTTAGTTCCTCTGGCGATGCCGGTGCTACCGACTGCGATGTGACCGGTCTTGCGACAGAGGGGCTTAACGTTGACTTTCCTTCCAGCTCTCCCTATGTCACCTCTGCAGGCGGGACGATGTTCAGCGGGGATGTGAATGATTCAGCCCAATACTGGAATAGCAATAATGCCAGCGACGGTGGCTCAGCGATCTCATACATTCCGGAACAGCCCTGGAACGAAACCTCGGGGTCGGGGGGACTCACCGCGGGGGGTGCAGGGGGTGGCGGTGTCAGCGCTTTCTTTTCAAAACCAGGGTGGCAGACAGGCTTAGGTGTCCCCAACGACTCTTCCCGGGATCTTCCTGATATTTCTCTCAATGCGGCGGCTCTGCATGATGGTTACCTGGTCTGCAGCTCCGGGGACGGACAAGGGGAGACTCCCTGTGTCAATGGCTTCCTCTCCTCTAACGGTCAACCGAACGTGTTTGGCGGGACCTCGTTTGTTGCGCCCTCCTTCGCCGGAATTCTTGCCCTTGTCGAACAGCAGCTCGGTTCCGCGGCGACCGGCGGACTTGGAAATATTGGACCGACCCTCTATGGCTTTTTGAATGGCCCAACCTACAGTACCGTCTTCCATGACACGATTGCCGGAAGCAACACGGTCACTTGCACGCAAGGAACGCCGGACTGCCCGAACGGAGGAGCGATTGGCTACTTCGCAACAACTGGCTATGACTTGGCTATGGGCCTAGGCAGCTTCGATGTCAATAAACTCGTTACTGGTTGGAGCGGAGTTAAGCCAGTCGGAACGGGTGCCGGAAGCGGTATTGGGACGAGCATCAGTACGACGGCGCTTACCACCAGCGCTTCTCTCTGTGCTGTGTCGGCGGGCACTCTTGCGCTTAGTGTCGCTGTGACAGGAACTGCCTCTGGTCCAACGCCAACAGGTTCGGTTCAGTTTTTTGTCGATAATGCAGCTGTGGCAGGTGACACTGTCACCCTGTCCGGCGGAACCGCGAGCTACAGTCTTGTTACGTCTTCGCTCTCTTCCGGAGGTCACAATATCAGTGCGGTCTACTCCGGCGATAGCAACTACGCGGGTTCCAAAGGGACACTCCTTGGACCAAACAACAACGCGAACTTTTATCCAAACGGGCCGATCGCTTCGGTCGATATTGTCTCTTCTACATCTTCGGGTAAACCCGATTTCTCGTTCGCCCCTGCGACTTGTGGTGCGTCGACGTCGGTACAGCCGGGGGCTACGGCAGCGGGGGTTACCTTTACGATCACGCCGGTCAATGGATTTACGGGCTCGGTCAGTCTGACTGCGAGCAACAATGATGGAATGGTCGCGACGCCTAGTTTCTCGGTGTCGCCAGTTTCGATCACTACTTCGGCTGGCGTAACCACTTCGTTTGTCGTTGTAGCTTCCGCGCCGACGACAACCGCAAAGTCAATCCGGCCTGGACTGAGGCCTTCTGGTCGAGGCCCTGCGGGTAGGATGCCATGGTATGCGGCTGGCTCTGGCGCTACTCTTGCTGGGTTGTGTCTCCTAATGTTGCCACGTCGTCGCCGCTGGGGTGCTCTGCTTGCCGCTGTGATTACGATTTCGGCTCTGACAGCGGTCGGATGCGGATCCAACACCTCGACCACTGGTGGAGGCAGTGGGACTACACCTCCTGCTGGGACGACAAATGCTTCCCAGGGTATCTATACGTTCACGGTTACCGCAATAAGCGGCACCTTGGTGCATAGCGCACAGATTTCATACGTCGTACCTTAATAGGAGCGGTTGTGATTTCCTGGCCGCGCCCCTCGAAGGGGTGGCCTTTCTATTATTTAGAGATGTTTTCGAAGCTCGTCAGACGTCACGGGTGTTTCGGGACAGGATTGGCTGCTGGCAGTATGACCCTTATCGACTCAGGAGTTGACCGCGGCTTGCTGCCACTGGCGGTTCGACCATCCAGACCGCTCTCATCAACTTCGCGATTCAATCGCACGGCTCAAGCTCAATAGCTACCGCATCAGACCATGGCGCATCAGTGGGTTGTGACCTTTTCGTGTTTCGTCGCTTCGGGAACCTTCTCCTCCGCGCCCTCGGCAATTCGCATCAAATAGTTTTGCGCGCTGAACGGAGCTCCTGTCGTCGGTGCCCGTTCATACTCACCATCCGACTGCAGGAGCCGTGCTTTTGTGTTGTCCGCCAGATAGGCGGCTAGAATCTCTTCGCGAAGTCGCTTGTGAATGTCTGGCTGGGTTATCGGAAAGACTACCTCGCATCGCTCAATAAGATTTCGGGGCATCCAGTCAGCGCTTCCACAGTAGATCTCTTCCTTGCCGCCGTTTGCGAAGCAGAAGATGCGGCTGTGTTCTAGAAAGCGTCCGACGATGCTTCGCACTCGGATTCTCTCGCTCACGCCCTTGACGCCAGGCCTCAGGGAACACATGCCGCGGACGATCAGGTCGATCTCTACGCCAGCGTTTGAAGCCGCGTACAGGGCCTCTACCGTTCGCCGATCGAGCAGGCCGTTCATCTTGGCGATGATCGACGCAGGACGGCTAGCCTTGGCATGTGCCGCCTCTCTTTCGATGAGGGCAACCAAGCCATCCGCGAGTGTCAACGGTGCTACCAACAGCGGTTTATAGGCTTCCGACTCGGTTTCGGCGGTGAGGTAGTTGAAGACCTTCTGTACCTCACTCGTCAGCTCCGGCTTCGAGGTCAGGAGGCTGATATCGGTATAAAAGCGCGCGGTGACCGGGTTGTAGTTTCCTGTCCCAAGGTGTACGTACCGCCGCACCACGCCGTCCGGATCGCGGCGTACCAGAAGAGACAGCTTGCAGTGGGTCTTCAATCCGAAGATGCCGTGAAAGACACCGACACCTGCGTCCTCAAGCTCTCGCGCCCATCGGATGTTGGAGTCTTCGTCGAAGCGCGCCATCAGCTCAACGACGACGGTCACCTCTTTACTCTGTCCAGCCTCGGTGAGAGCCGTGAAGATCGGCGAATCTTTGCTTGTGCGATAGAGTGTCTGCTTCATCGAGATCACACTGGGATCCTGCGCTCCGGCCTCGATGAACTCCTCCACGGTCTTGTACGAGTCGAAGGGATGATGCAGCATCACATCTCGTTTTCGCATCTCGTCGAAGATATCGGTGGACTTTGCGCTGAGTTTGAACTCCTTCGCAACGAAAGCCGGATACTTCAGCTGGGGCCGCTTCACTTCGGAGTAGAGATTCATCAGGCGCGACAGATTCACTGGTCCGTCCGTCCTGAATACCTGCTCCGGCTCGAGCTCGAAGTTGATCCGCAGCCGCTCGACGATCTCTTCGACCGCTGAGCTTTCAATCTCCATTCGGACGGCGTCGCCCTTTCGCCGATTATGTAACTCAGCGCGAACACTTTCCAGCACGGAGCGGGATTCCTCCTCCTGCATGTAGAGATTGCTGTTGCGGGTGACGCGAAATGCCGATCGGGACAGGACCTCGTATCCGCGGAACATCCGCTCTACTTGAGACTCCACCAGTTCATGCAACAGGATGAAATCGCAGTTGCCGTCTGTACTCTTAAGCGGGACCAGACGCGGAAGGGCGCGAGGAACGGTCACGACACCCAAGGCCGTCGCCGCCTTTACTCCGCGTCGTTTGTGTTTCAGCAGGAGACCGATGCAGAGTGCCTTGTTGAGCACCCTGGGAAAAGGATGAGAAGGATCGATGGTCACCGGCGTCAGCAAGGGGTCGACTTCGTCCTCGTAGAAGTCCAGCGCCTGCTTTCGTGCTGCGTCGCTCAACTGGCTCCAGCGCAGTACGCGAATCTTTGCGGCATGCATCGCTGGCAGGAGCTGTTCATTCCAGCATTGGTACTGTGCCACTACGAATTGATGAATCCGCTCCATCAATCCGTCGAGCCGTTCCTGCGGGGTGAGTCCGCCCTCGTCTGGCGGCTGTGCGAGATTGTAACCATCCTCGATCCGCTGAAGGAAGCCGGCGACCCTGATCTCCACGAACTCATCGAGGTTGCTGGCGGTAATCGCGAGGAACTTTACCCGTTCCAACAGCGGGTTGGTCTCGTCCTGCGCTTCTTCGAGCACGCGCTGGTTGAACCGCATCCAGGACTCGTCGCGGCTAAAAAAGAGATTTTCGACCACCTTCGCAGTGGTTTTCCTGGCGCTGGCTGGGCTTCCGGTAGCTCGCTTCGTAGCAGTCATAGAGGTCTAAAAGATTACCGCAACAGCGTGAATCCTAAGTATGAACAAGCGTGAAATATCGGCGGCGTCGCTTAGGGGCGGTCGCCAGCGCCGCAAAAGGCCGGAAAACAAATCCTGGCCACCGTAAAATATTTGTTGGCCTTATCCGTCTACACCTGTAGATGACTGACGTTCCGGGCAATTGGAGCATTATCGAGCAAGACCGGCTGATCTCTCAGGCGTTGGAGAGAGACCGGCCCAGGCTGCGCAGCTTCATCCGCAAGCATGTCGCCGACACGGGCGAGGCGGAGGACATTCTTCAGGACGTCTTCTACGAACTCCTTGAGGCCTATCGCCTGATGAAGCCCGTAGAGCATGTGACTGCTTGGCTCTTTCGCGTGGCTCGTAATCGGATGGTCGATCTCTTCCGCAGGAATAAGCCTGCCTCGCTCAACAGTCCGGCGTCGGCTGAAGAGGATGGCGGCACGCTGGAAGACCTGCTTCCTTCGGCCGATGCCGGGCCAGAGGCGGTTTATGCAAGGAGTTTACTGCTCGAAGCATTGGAAGAAGCTCTTGAAGAGTTGCCGGAGGCGCAGCGTGAGGTTTTCATTGCACATGAGTTGCAGGGGCAGAGCTTCAAAGAGATATCCGCCGAAACCGGTCTCAGCGTCAACACGCTGCTCTCGCGAAAGCACTATGCCGTTACACATCTGCGCCAAAGGCTGCAGCTGATCTACGAAGATTTTGTTAAGAAATAAGGAGTCATACATGGGGCATCATCCAGCAATTAAAGCAGTAAAGATCGCACTGTTCGCCGTGGTTGCCAGCGTCGTGCTGGGCTT
Encoded here:
- a CDS encoding acyl-CoA dehydrogenase family protein codes for the protein MATMTTPDLTSATRIAGGSFLISDPTPADCFFPEDFTDEHKQIAETTANFAVNEIMPASDSIEAKDFSVTRRLLKEAAELGLTAVDIPEEYGGLEMDKATSAIVAENISKQASFSVAFSAHTGIGTLPLVWYGNAEQKKKYLPKIASGEIVSAYALSESTSGSDAVNAKTKAVLSADGKTYTLNGEKMWISNAGFADLFTVFAKCAIPDGPDAGKEKLTAFLIERGTPGFTQGKEEHKLGIRGSSTCPLILTDCVIPAGNLLGEVGKGHHIAFNILNVGRYKLGNAAIGGARMALNNGIRYAIDRKAFGKSISEFGLIQEKIANCATGIFVGGAVCYRTVGLIDKALAGVDKNDTKEIQKRIEDYAVECSIVKVWASEMLDMVVDETLQIFAGYGYVEEFPAERAYRDARINRIFEGTNEINRLIITGWLMKSAMSGKLALMPAIKKLMDEVMSGPSEKVEREGPLGEERNLLANAKKLTLFVAGAATQKYMTQIADEQEVMGAISDMIIEVFAMESAILRAEKIAEGQSAEASAMPVSMAQIYADKAMATVELSARKVIAAVAEGDMLRTQLTILRRLSKHDSADTIKLRRQVAQHVLKAGRYCI
- a CDS encoding protease pro-enzyme activation domain-containing protein; protein product: MRSRLLSHLIAPVALFAFAFSPFAQAVVQNRIASAANDGVRTPVSGTVVSRAQRATDLGTAPADKKLESMSLRFSMTPAQQADLTLLLANQLNPSSASYHQWLTPEQFGARFGLSSADVAKVSAWLTSQGFTITRTARSSTFISFSGTVAQAQQAFGTSIHNLSLNGEAHFSNVADPVLPSAIAGVVTSIVGLNDFKAKPHSLARNVPSIDPSQPHYTQTVSGVTSHYISPADFYTIYDENPLLTASTPINGTGVTIAVMGNTDINSGNVLPDANVAQFRTAAGLPAINLKLQSAIPAGGSDAGVSASDVDEAHLDVEWSSAAAPGATILYVYSSNNIFADSLTYAIDNKVAPIITISYGLCESGWGTAMLASYNSLLAQANAQGQTVVSSSGDAGATDCDVTGLATEGLNVDFPSSSPYVTSAGGTMFSGDVNDSAQYWNSNNASDGGSAISYIPEQPWNETSGSGGLTAGGAGGGGVSAFFSKPGWQTGLGVPNDSSRDLPDISLNAAALHDGYLVCSSGDGQGETPCVNGFLSSNGQPNVFGGTSFVAPSFAGILALVEQQLGSAATGGLGNIGPTLYGFLNGPTYSTVFHDTIAGSNTVTCTQGTPDCPNGGAIGYFATTGYDLAMGLGSFDVNKLVTGWSGVKPVGTGAGSGIGTSISTTALTTSASLCAVSAGTLALSVAVTGTASGPTPTGSVQFFVDNAAVAGDTVTLSGGTASYSLVTSSLSSGGHNISAVYSGDSNYAGSKGTLLGPNNNANFYPNGPIASVDIVSSTSSGKPDFSFAPATCGASTSVQPGATAAGVTFTITPVNGFTGSVSLTASNNDGMVATPSFSVSPVSITTSAGVTTSFVVVASAPTTTAKSIRPGLRPSGRGPAGRMPWYAAGSGATLAGLCLLMLPRRRRWGALLAAVITISALTAVGCGSNTSTTGGGSGTTPPAGTTNASQGIYTFTVTAISGTLVHSAQISYVVP
- the ppk1 gene encoding polyphosphate kinase 1, producing the protein MTATKRATGSPASARKTTAKVVENLFFSRDESWMRFNQRVLEEAQDETNPLLERVKFLAITASNLDEFVEIRVAGFLQRIEDGYNLAQPPDEGGLTPQERLDGLMERIHQFVVAQYQCWNEQLLPAMHAAKIRVLRWSQLSDAARKQALDFYEDEVDPLLTPVTIDPSHPFPRVLNKALCIGLLLKHKRRGVKAATALGVVTVPRALPRLVPLKSTDGNCDFILLHELVESQVERMFRGYEVLSRSAFRVTRNSNLYMQEEESRSVLESVRAELHNRRKGDAVRMEIESSAVEEIVERLRINFELEPEQVFRTDGPVNLSRLMNLYSEVKRPQLKYPAFVAKEFKLSAKSTDIFDEMRKRDVMLHHPFDSYKTVEEFIEAGAQDPSVISMKQTLYRTSKDSPIFTALTEAGQSKEVTVVVELMARFDEDSNIRWARELEDAGVGVFHGIFGLKTHCKLSLLVRRDPDGVVRRYVHLGTGNYNPVTARFYTDISLLTSKPELTSEVQKVFNYLTAETESEAYKPLLVAPLTLADGLVALIEREAAHAKASRPASIIAKMNGLLDRRTVEALYAASNAGVEIDLIVRGMCSLRPGVKGVSERIRVRSIVGRFLEHSRIFCFANGGKEEIYCGSADWMPRNLIERCEVVFPITQPDIHKRLREEILAAYLADNTKARLLQSDGEYERAPTTGAPFSAQNYLMRIAEGAEEKVPEATKHEKVTTH
- a CDS encoding RNA polymerase sigma factor, whose protein sequence is MTDVPGNWSIIEQDRLISQALERDRPRLRSFIRKHVADTGEAEDILQDVFYELLEAYRLMKPVEHVTAWLFRVARNRMVDLFRRNKPASLNSPASAEEDGGTLEDLLPSADAGPEAVYARSLLLEALEEALEELPEAQREVFIAHELQGQSFKEISAETGLSVNTLLSRKHYAVTHLRQRLQLIYEDFVKK